The genome window CGCACATGATTTGGCACTTCGTTGGCAGGAGCACGGGAGAGAACTTGTCTCTGCCTGACCAAGCGTTTGAAAAACCGCTTTGTCACAACGATTTTGAAGGTGATTTTGCCGCGATGAGAAACGCCACGGGCGGTACTTGGGGAGCGATTTGATTCTCCGTGGCTGAGAACGTTGCTATTTCGTGTTCGCAAGTGGAGACGTTTTCTCGACCACCCAGATGTTTCTGAATCTAACTTTCGAGCCGTGTTCCTGAAGCACGATCGGCGAGGTCGGTTCCTCGGGGAAAGCGGCGTACTTGTTGCGACGAAGTGACAGTTTGAAGTCGTCGTGAATCAACTTTCCGTTGAGCCGTACGGTGACACGCGCGGCACCGTTTTCCGTCATGAAGCCGTTCTTGCCGATCTCAGCGGCTTGGTATTCCAGGTCCACCGTTTGCCACTCGCCAGGGCCGAGTGCGGCGTTCACGTCAGGGGCCCGGATTTGATAGATCGCGCCGCAGTCACCCAGACCGGGGCGTTCTTTGTCGGCGCTGTGGAGGACTTGCAACTCGTACAACGGGCCGAAGAAGATTCCGCTGTTCCCGCTGCCTTCCTCGGGCAACTGAAACTCCAGGTGCAGACGATAACTACCGAAAGTTTGCTTCGTGCAAAGAAACTGCTTGCGTCGCTTGCCGTCCAATTCAAACGCGATTTCCATCGCGTCGCCGTCCACCATTTTCCATTGCACTTCCTGTTGATCGTCTTTGGGATTGATCCATTGCCACGAGAACGGTTTCCAGGCATCGAACCCCGAACCGTCAAACAGCACCACAGCGTTCGCAGGTGGGTCTTGTCCCAGTGTTGATGTGGAGGCGCTGTCCGCGGAAACCGCCGTTCCAGTTGCGGCCATGAGGATGCCGCTCAACAGAAACAGACGAACAAACATGCTTCTTGAAATCATTTTCTGGTCCTTGAATGGTGTGATCGCTTCGGTCAAGTCACTTGGTCGTCCGTGGTTCGTTGAGCCATTGGTTCAGCTCAGCACTCAGTGACGCGACCAGGTCTGGATGCTCGGCGAGCACGTTGTGTTTCTCGTTGGGGTCGGTGTCCACGTCAAACAATTCGACCGGTTTGCCTTTGAATGCGAGCAGCTTCCAGTTCCCACGCCTCACCACTTCCGTCGCGAATGGCTTGGGTTTGGGAGTGTGACGCTGAAGCGATTTGTAGAGTTCCAATTGCCAGAACACGGTGCCTCTTTCTTCGTCGCTCGGCGGGGTGCCTCCCTTCCAATGCGGCAACAGACTCAGTCCATCCAAGGACAATGCGCCCGGCACATCGACACCGACTGCGTCGCAGAAGGAGGGCAAAAGATCGTTGGTGTGGCCAAACGCCTGCGATGTTTGGCCCGGTGGAATGGCGGCTGGCCAACGCACGATCATCGGCACGCGAATGCCGCCGTCATGCAGGTCGGTTTTGCCGCCTTTCAAGTCGTGAATGAAGCCTTCAAAAGCAGCGCCGTTATCGCTGGTGAAAAGGACCAGCGTGTTGTCGGCGATCTTCAGTTCATCGAGCTTCTGAAGGATCTCGCCAACCTTGGCGTCCATGTGCTGGACCATCGACCGGAAGCGGTGTTGATCGTCGCTGATCCCGGCCGCAGTGGTGTCGGACCAATGCGGCTCGGGAGCCGTTTCATAAGGTTTGTGGGGAACGAGCCACCACATGTTGATGAAAAAGGGAGCCTCCTCATTCGAGAATTTTTCGATCATCTCGACCGCGAAATCTCCGTTGGCATCGGTGAAGTGTTTGGGATAGTACGGATCGTCTTCGTTGATCCGTTGGTCGTTGCGAAGAAGGACCGTTCCGCCTTTCCGGAAGAGCGTTTTGTCACGCCCCATTTTGCCGCGAAGTGGTTGTTGCTCGATCTGCGTTTGATAGAAATCGAACCCGTGTTGGCGAGGGCCGGGTTGGTTGGTCAAGCGTTTTCCTGTTTCGTCAACATGCAGTCCGCCGAGATGCCATTTGCCAACGTGCGCCGTGTTGTAACCAGCGTCGCTCAAAAGTTCGGCCACCGTCGTCGCGGATTCGGGC of Rhodopirellula bahusiensis contains these proteins:
- a CDS encoding 3-keto-disaccharide hydrolase — its product is MFVRLFLLSGILMAATGTAVSADSASTSTLGQDPPANAVVLFDGSGFDAWKPFSWQWINPKDDQQEVQWKMVDGDAMEIAFELDGKRRKQFLCTKQTFGSYRLHLEFQLPEEGSGNSGIFFGPLYELQVLHSADKERPGLGDCGAIYQIRAPDVNAALGPGEWQTVDLEYQAAEIGKNGFMTENGAARVTVRLNGKLIHDDFKLSLRRNKYAAFPEEPTSPIVLQEHGSKVRFRNIWVVEKTSPLANTK
- a CDS encoding sulfatase family protein; this translates as MKPLIHSLAIACIAVVFLANAAPLHAADRPNIILLLADDLGYGDLSCFGSPAVKTPHLDRLASEGLRCDRFYAGSAVCSPTRASVLTGRYPLRFGITKHFNDRNGWLPESATTVAELLSDAGYNTAHVGKWHLGGLHVDETGKRLTNQPGPRQHGFDFYQTQIEQQPLRGKMGRDKTLFRKGGTVLLRNDQRINEDDPYYPKHFTDANGDFAVEMIEKFSNEEAPFFINMWWLVPHKPYETAPEPHWSDTTAAGISDDQHRFRSMVQHMDAKVGEILQKLDELKIADNTLVLFTSDNGAAFEGFIHDLKGGKTDLHDGGIRVPMIVRWPAAIPPGQTSQAFGHTNDLLPSFCDAVGVDVPGALSLDGLSLLPHWKGGTPPSDEERGTVFWQLELYKSLQRHTPKPKPFATEVVRRGNWKLLAFKGKPVELFDVDTDPNEKHNVLAEHPDLVASLSAELNQWLNEPRTTK